A region of the Styela clava chromosome 1, kaStyClav1.hap1.2, whole genome shotgun sequence genome:
CCTTCGGTATGTAATCCTAGCGGTTGTGTGATCTCAGTGATATTAGTTATGGTTAGGAACTGAAAtctatgagaatgtctttatgCTTTATCTATTTATATGTCTTCACTCTGTTTGTATGGatatatcatttcaaaattatagtTGGGTAGATTAACTAACAACCATAATAAGTCTTcaataatgaataatatttgagGGGGTCACAAGCGTTTGTATAAAACCctttttagttatattttaaacttttatggGTCTTGTTGTTTTCCTGAAATTATTGCAAGTTATCTCCTATTATTGCCACTTTTTATTGCAATTCATCCTAAGTCTATAATACTtctataaaattttcaataaatttacaataaatttctCCAGAGCTGTTTTGATTTCCTTCCCTCTCATAACTGCATTATTGGacctatggatcattttgttaaattattgttgttgttagtaatattggtattttttcttCCTTTTGTTGTTATAAAAAGTTGTTTTTCTCTATAAATATAGattcaattgctttgaaatttttagtggttaaagattgttgtcgCTGGAAGTGTTTATTActtatattatttcaaaaacttaTGTGGAATCTATAAGATACATTTTTCACTtcaaagttttgtgtgatgacgtcatcaaaaaaagCACGTTTTTATTAAACTGCCTTATGCCACCGGGTGACAGAATGTGTTTACTATTTATCAATGGCCAATCTGAAAACAACTAATAATCAGAAGTATCTCAAAGTGCGACAACAGTGGGGCGATGCTCAAGGTGGTATGTGAAAATGGTCATTTGGAGATAATAGGGTAACTTACGTTATAATATACATCACCTATAGCAGCGGTTCCGAAAAGGGTGCGACGTGACAAATTCGtcacaaaaattaacaaaatttggTTAAACATAATAACTAACATGTaactgaatattttacatattgtatttattataaatgttctatttatttttattttaaataatgtgtatataaatcaataaattcattctacctttctatgtcgtttactttctgttacgtggTATTtacctctattgttacgtaacaatagagatagCTACTGCTTGCTGCAATAacgcgagctgcagtttatttataaGCTGAACAGtatttagcgaacatgagtgatttgttttgcatttcaaagaaaaatcaggcagagatgggGAAGAAAAGTTGACCATCTGCCTTTATTCCTCAGGCTGTCAGGCCTGCATGTTTACAAACTCCAATAGAATAAACTACATATTAACAATCACAAATTGAGTTTTACTCAGAAGCAGCATTTTTTTGGTGTAAGTGTGACGTGAGTGTTTTTTCCTAATAAATTGGCGCCgcatgaaaaaaaagtttgggaaccgctgaccTATAGTATTGACGAATACTGGAATAAGTTAAAGTAACCGACTAGAATTATCTGCCAGTTAGGAGTTGAATGAACATATGAAGTATTGGTCTGAATAGAAACTtcaaataacaatttttgaaatggTTAGATTTTTAACTGTCTCCCAGTATCCTCTCAACTTTTTCTAGATTTTCTCCAGTTTAGATTTCTAGTTAAGACAAAAAAACTAATATGCAGAATCAACAATCTGACAATGAATTTCAATGAAGTGAAATATCTTatgacttgattcttcatgggaaaaaccttgaagatctattcacagttgcaaatTCAGGGAACTCTCTCTGTCTCGAAACTCTAAAGGCTGAAATGCCGTACTGTGTTAATAAATTTGGATTCAGAGATTAATCTATAATTAATCTGTCATACCACATTCTGCCATTTAAATCAGTGTATTCAAGTATTGCTTTCTTGTTTCCGAAATTAGGTTCAGTCAATACAGAAAGTACCTAGGCTAGATCAATATTTTTGTCTCAGAAGACCAAGGTCACTCTAGTCCAGAATTTCATAGAAGTCAGAAGGTTAATCAtgcatatatttataaaaataagagagcaaaatctgaaaaattgtggGCTGGCGTACAGGCGCAACCCTGCTTTACAACAAAATGCAAATGCCAGAATGCCATTGTCCTGTTGTCAGCACATGCAGACATGACTTAATTAGCCTATTTCCTAGATACTgagataggattttacatatttatcctaacggcctctcgtctggttaccattccatgtcgggtatgggattcaGTAGTTACAGAGTTACGGTATTTgctttcggaagcatggactcgaTGGTAGAGAAAGCCGTAACCTGCCGATTAGTGGAAAACTTGAATACCGTAACCTCCTGAATAACTTCTTTTCACTTTTTAGATAATGTGAAGAACAGCTCTGAAAATAACTTCACGAAACAAAACTTCTTGAACTGAAATAGAACCTGTGATACCGGTACTTGCGAAATTGTGAAGTGGAACCAATTCTTGCCGCGAGGAAGGCCTGTTGTTCTAAATACAATATAATGATATAAtccaatacaattttatttctgatGTCCGGATTAACACTAGATGTCGATGGAGCGCAGGAAAATCAACCTTAGATTTTTGGACGTCAGTGGACAACAATTACTAATTTTACATGTGTATATTATCCTCAAGTTAATTGAAAAGTACATTGTGTGATGTGTCTTGGGTATTACTAAATCAACAGtagacagaaatattacagtttATTATAGGACAAAATAAGACATCAGTATAGATAGAGGCACGGGTcgcgtgactttgtttactggacggcaaaaaaacaaaacgtccatttggctcctttcagttgcaagtcggattatacgttcccgttttgtttggctgttgaaaatggttatttcgtattgttccgctggctgtacgtatagtatagaccagtggttcccaaactttttgtaccatcgccccctatagtagtttatacaacttcatcgcccccccggcactgcaaaaaaaattgaaagtctgaaacgaatatattacagaccaaataaggagacaaatcatagtttatagtgttttttagtgagatggatgagcttggtgttttTCAGCGAGTTTTTCATTacatctaaaattaccccgtttactgatggaaaggcgatttagttgttttgatagcaatagcagCACGGCTAAAAACCCCTCTTTCACCATAtcagaggtcggaaatgaaagaattcagggttctacctcctcaaaaaccgccgtgtactcttgcatTTAATTCCGTAAATTtaccccatttcacattgaaataatgaaaacaaaattaattttccaaaacttataataatgattttcgtaaaTCTTATTCATCCCTGCAGCCTGATGACCttcaccaaaatacatgatatatatatatatataacggtCTCCGGTAAAAtgcatccccgattcctcatcttaccacgtcctccagtccgatcactctatagaattaatcagccatttgttttggattcgtGGACTCGGATGGCCTAGGGGTCGGTAAATTTTAAGTCGCTCGagggacaaaatttagggttgctattcttttgcggatcgcatatattttttgaaagttaaaaacggaacatcgtgcggaaactgcgacaattcgtgaactcaactgaGTCGtcgtattaaaaaaatattacaatgacattcaaTGTGACACTGACTTGTTGCTGCATAACGCTTGATAGGAtcacgacgccaagattggaagattttctaaatgggcatcactaatcctagttttttgcttgttctttgtaatgttcattttcgaaaataattgttcgcacagatatgtacttccaaacattgaggtgaatattttcgcatggtttgtgaaattttgataaagattttcttcaagaagatacattcttacaaaaattaagccgtggtgaatctctcgaatagaatatgaatttttttccttattgcattgcaatatattcgaatatttactgcgctattgaacccctgcactcagcataaacttttctgcgtgtttccatttgtctaattataattaaattgtaggctcgttaaacgagtagcaatataatttttgggatataataaaatttagtctaaacgtgtctcacgataaattctgttacgtaaaaaaatgtaatttacttctcgagcgtagataataaataaaattaattcatcgttaaaaccgccgtttggacgTTCCCCTGGCATAGacctccttgtttactttgtgacattgtccaatcagcaagatgccaCTTTCGCATCCACGCAGACACTTTCCTCACTCAAACAGACTTCCCGatgtggtcgtgaacattacctcattttcgcaattttaaattatattcgttagtttttagttgtttttcggaaatttaaataaaataagtcaatgatcgTCTTGTCCTCCTAGGAGTTccagtttaattacagtaatcaaaaattagtgtagaaatagctgtgatcgactaggctaaaattcttaacCGGTACTcctaaaaaacagattgttgaatggtatgaattagaatgatagtttgaaacaaatacttcattttatagGCAACGCAAAACccctcttaaaataagcaccgaaaattttagaattgtaaagtatgggaagaatttttcggggtcaaaggtcggagaaaggtccattcagtgaagcgtcccgggccagattactacagatttcccgaccactgggatacgcaaactaccatACCtcactgcgaagacgagtccagcaatcctttcgcgtgagacatcgcccacgtgattcaaaccCGCGAAAGCatgcagagtacagtaatcaagtgcacgaggCGCCAAGCAttaaacaggtttcgcgaaatcgcccccttcgactttttcgcccccctctgtatcgttttcgcccaccggggggcgatatcgcccactttgggaatcactggactatagaggacttgcacgggtcacgtgactttgttactggacggcaataaaacaaaaacgtccatttggctcctgtcagttgcaagtcggattatacgtttccgttctgtttggctgttgaaaatggttatttcgtattgttccgttggctgtacgtatagtatatagacaacgaaatggatcttcagttatatttcactgttttcaaaagatccggaacgtcgcgtaatgtggatatcatctattggcaggactgcttggtgtcaagtccaaaagtcatctcgcttgtttctcactgtttgcggacagcacttcgttgatggtgagtgataatgtgccgttatcaatttctttaaatagtcataagctccctcatttcaatggaaagcagatgacaaaatACTGTTATGTAGTACTGTAGTATTTACGCTGTTAATGGTAGGCGTAGgcgatttcatttttatttcaaaatgtccGCTCctttgtttaataaattttgcgcaccttataaatattcaaagcatttccacttaaatatttatttatcccTGTTCCATGTTCAGTCCGGTCCCACAGGACGCATTGACATTCCGCCATTGTCAAAACAACTcaccaaaatataaatattgaggAAGTTGGTTGCCATTTACTAAATAATTAGACGAGATGGTGAATTTCGATCGATGCTTATTTTAAATCCAATTTAACTGCTTgtttgtatgtttttaaaaaaaaaattagaagtGTAAAGATATAATAACTTTATCATGTGAATTCCTTAGGTCCCACAATTCCTAGCGCCGGCCCTAACTGCCTAATATTCCCAGTCTAACCACAACAAGAAATACACTGTTCTTCAAAGGGACAATTTTCATGTATAATAACACGGCCTAACataaaataactttaaaaatcaAACCCCCACTAGTCAATagttggtgctcccgaagtatgcgaaccaagatggcggacatcggaacgtaacatgggtaacaggttagggttaggcgatattttttttccaattttccttattttaatcctatcatcagttcgaagactagccaagagcctcccgtagtatttatacctaaaattatggcctaaccctaacctagtacacatattacattccgatgtccgccatcttggttcgcatacttcgggagcccccaatagTTTTTCCTACATAACAATGTTCATTTACACAAGCAATCGTTTGTTTCATTCCTATTTTTCTCTTTCTTTTATCTCACATTTTGTTGTGTAGGGTGACCCGAAAAAAGCAGAACCCATTAATTTATTAATTACTTCTAgataaatgagaaaaatttatttaagcctgtacttctgtttgtgtatgattgtaccttTTTTCAGTATTCTAGTTGCTAAACAGTTCCCTGCGCAATCTGTTCCAAATGGCTTGCATCCGCTGCACATAATTGACAATCCCTTGGCAGTTGGCACTATCATCGtgtctcatttttgtttttagggTTTTTATAACAAAACTACACGAAAATCATTACACATTTCGcatcacaaatttaaaatgacaACCTCCTCTGAATTTGGTATGTTCCCGtgtttaatactttttatttatttattcattttacgGTTGTTCGTTTATTACTTTACTGCGACTTGTACATTTTGATAACTTTCCATTATCCTACCATACGCTTTTTCAGTATATACGAAGAAAATTTTTGAGCTGTATATACATCCTTTTATATTCTCGTGTATTAAAAAGGTGACAATATTTCATATACTATTCTTTGTTTGTGAGGAAACATAAAAAACCAAAATACCTAGAATCTAAATATTCTATAGCAGTATACGTTGCCAAAAATACATTGTCAAGAGGTGATAAGTGATCACATTTAGCTCATGAAACAAACATAATCTTAGATGTCAAACCCAGGCGTTGCTTTTGTTTGAAATTGATGACTTTGAATCTGTAAAATGAAGTATAAATTTAGGATGATAACATGAAAATTTAGCAGGCATTTATTACAATACCAATGCAGATTAGGCATCGCTGCGATTATTACATGAGCGCAAAAGGTTATAAATTTTCATCTTCGTGAAACTTGATTATCTTAGTTGTGATCAGATCATATAAAAGacctatttttgaaattttcaatcctTTCGTGGTTGCTCCCATTTCGTCTTGTAGTCGTTTTAGTTCATCTGCATTCAAAAATGTGATATCCTGTGCCATGTCTCTCGTCCAATTTCCAATAGTTTTTCTTCCTGTCAAGCGTATACCTAGCAAAACGTTACCACAAATTACATTCCATTTCATCAAGTggtgtaaaaataaatatcaaagcGATACACTCATGTTTGACAATTAGTTTTAGATTTTTCCTACGCTTACAGCAGCAGGTCAAAATAACTCACGATCATACCACAAAAATTATAGTAGGggtaatttttatttgtgttttctgCAGTTATTCAGGCGGATATACCAATCTACATTCTAATGGTATTGTTATATTTTGCAGGTGCAATAAATTTAGGAAGATCATTAAAACATCTCCCGTGAACACGTCCGAAAAAAATAAGCTAAAAATACATGGAAAATATTCAGGTTATTAACGATACGCCAATGTTCGTTTTCACAGATTGATATATAAGTCTAGAACAAATGACGTTACTCACTAGAATGGGTTTCGATATTATTTACTTCAAATGAATCTTCTTCTGTGATATCTAGAAATAAATGCGAAAGACGTGTAAAAGTTTTATGTCATGCTTCCGAAATATTTAGTTTCGTTTTTGTGAAACATTGTGCTCACCAACGTGTTGGGCggtatttatgtaatgtttCTGATGaaccaaaaatacaaaatacaagtgatcaaaaaataaaaattgagacCTAAAACATACAACAAGCCAGCTAATGGGATCTCATCTCAACAAcgttaagatatatatatatatacaaagatAAATAATTCTCGGATTTTGAACAGAAAATAgcaaatttattgaattataatttagaATTGTTTTTAGTACTGAAATAGAAAATACCTTGCAGTTCTAATTTCAATGCATGTAAGCTTTCTTCTAATGGCGACCGTATTTCGCTTGTTTCGTCGCCGGACTCTTCTTCTATTCTTGTTAGCGTAGTGAACGATGTAAACCCTGCTACTGTACTTGTCATAGCAAAGGCACCTGATTAAATTAAAACGTTTCTTTCACAATTTGGGGAAATTAGGATTCTATCAGGAATGACGAAAATTGTAGTGGAACATAACTTTGATTTTTATGTTTGAGACTACGTCCCACTTGGTGTACAAATTGAAGCAAGCTAATACTTTTGTCAAAACGCGTTGAATGGCATGGATTGCTTGATATCTTGACAGAGTACAAAATATTTGGAGTTGCAATAAACTTTTATCTGATTGATTTGCAACATTAAGCCAATCGATATTTACTGCTTGCGATGTCATACCTTACATATAATTTTATAGTTAGATTCATAGGCCATTACTATAGGTACAGCAACATCTGTTTATCTTAAATAACTTGTTTGTTTCGTTTGGATTATATAGTAAACAAATTACAAACGGCAATTCCAGTCGTTTTTATTTCTGTCTTGCTTCATGTTCAATAACTGTTCTTTCCATGAATGAactcatttcaaaaatattgtttgttttattcactcaatattcatataaaaaatacaaggAAACACAGACACATGTGCTTATTGAAATTTTCCGAAACTTATGCCGAGAAGTCTCAAATGATTTTCAATGTCTGATTAAGATCATCATTGGAAAGGAAAAAAATGATAGCGTGATGTTGAATTAAAGTTTCACTGTATAATGACATTCAATAACATGCCAAATTACTTTCTCATTATAGAATTATGCTAGTGATTCAAGCATCAACTCTTTATTCAATTAGTTTGTCATATGAAAAGGGAGAAATACTATTAAACCCTTATTACGACTGATATATTGAGATTTTCATACTtgataaagaattttttttccttcCTTTACTGCTTGTTAGCTTTTGGATGGGACGAGACAGTTCTGTACTGCGTATTGAGCTGCTGCCAACAACCTCCTTCTATAATTGGGGAAAAAAACAGTTTCAGGTATCGTTATGTTTCGCAGCTGTCATTTCTTCACTAGCGTGGACTACTGATATTGGATTTCATAATGCAAGCATTAGTACTTGACCAACGAAAATCAGAAACAAGTTAACAAGCATGTTACTCATCAAATTGtcgtatgatatatatatatatctaatctTCTAATGtatatgtttcaattttttaaataatgggTGAAGTAAATTGATTTCTTATATGAATCTAATATTGTACCTTTGGTTTCTCTTCATTTCCCACAGCTATTTCATCACTGTATATTGCGTTCGATACTTCAACCATGACAGCAGAAATAACATTTAGAACAACCATTTGCATCATCGCataaaatagaacaaaatacGTAGATGCCCAAGGTGTCACTTCGACCATAATGTAATCCATGACCTGTGAAAGACGAAAATTTTGGCACGAAAATCTTTTTATCGATATCGCAATTAGAAGATTGCGTTCCGACAGATTTTTCTAATTGCAGTGCTCATCAAACATATGAACTGCACAGCTGGTCCCaatgatatataattatattgGAGGCCTAATCAAAATATTCTATGTCAAGTTACCCGGTGCCAACTAGATCCAAGGCTTATCTGAAAAAGTGTCAACAAAGAGCATCCAAGAGATTCGAACCCATATCTACATAACGACAATGCTTTTGGTAATTCACGATGTCCGTGTTCTTTCTCTAAGTCTACAAAAACAGCGTTAAATGTATTAATATTGGGCCATGTGCGCTCTGaataaattagaatttaaaGTGATATTTTGAACAATGCGTTCTCGCTGCATATGTCGTATCTTattatttgcttattttttgtaATCAATCTTCCTCATTTTCAATGTCTTACATCCAAACCATTCCATTCCGATAATTCCATACGAGTAAAATCCAACAGTAATGAGACACAGTAACGTACACAATGGTGGGGTGATTCGTCGGAGCCAATGTGACAATGTGCTTGTCCCTCTGTGAAGAGTATAAAAATGTATCATAGTTATGTAGCATACAATAAAACATTATGACGTAGTTTCTGGGTTGCATAATATATTATGTCTATGTGATTTTCAGGGATTACGATTTCACAATATACGGTATATGATACGTCCCATGTAATCCAATGATAATCCAAACACCATTTATCgcaatttattataaattaaaacGTATTTACGAGTGTATTCAAGATCGTGTTTTTTGAGTTAGTAATGCCTCAGTGCAGCGATACAAAATATAGTTTACAACTTTCAACTTGCTTGACACAGAGTCTTGCGCCACACCACGGAGAAAAGATTCCAATAAACGTACAAACCCTCTAATGCTTATCAGTCGCAAAATCACTGCAGCATGCGTGGCAAGTGCCGCCCAACCCTTGGCTGCTTTGCTTGCTTTTCCAGTAAATAGAATGTATAACATGAAGGCTGTTGCTATCATGGCCATGATTACATGGAGAATCATTTCGTTTTTCAATTCCGCTGCTATTAgctgaaaatgaaaatgaagCGTCGCATATAACCAAATAGCAATTAATTATTCTGGgatgcatatatattataaatgcaTTTTTTGCGTTGTGCCCATTGATAAATGTACTTTGGGAAAGATCTAATTTTCGTAATAATACTGAGGGAAAAAAATTAGTCGACTTGTTTCATTTTTGGCAAGTTCAGAATATTGCCCTGGCTTTTATTCCTTGTCTTTAGCTCTTGTTTTTGTAGTCATGTCTTATTGAATTTCTGA
Encoded here:
- the LOC120340820 gene encoding two pore channel protein 1-like, with protein sequence MTGGNYPFIMIPAYNEVRPLALVYFITIILTGQLILYGILVARIFDFYVKANKKFVKKERFQERQCLIKAFEVLDVNKNGFVSYKQWESLFKCLRPKAGELEALKRFNKLKEISKEDSYSKNIHASDKLSLFQFFHLLEVLQLTVEIKKDESNENSRKVCSALFRIAKQWKSSSIGYYVSIFLNVFFLLPFALVWWGMTPTTAKLLYTMEFITLILILVDVVLRLIAAELKNEMILHVIMAMIATAFMLYILFTGKASKAAKGWAALATHAAVILRLISIRGGTSTLSHWLRRITPPLCTLLCLITVGFYSYGIIGMEWFGYLEKEHGHRELPKALSLCRYGFESLGCSLLTLFQISLGSSWHRVMDYIMVEVTPWASTYFVLFYAMMQMVVLNVISAVMVEVSNAIYSDEIAVGNEEKPKKEVVGSSSIRSTELSRPIQKLTSSKGRKKNSLSSAFAMTSTVAGFTSFTTLTRIEEESGDETSEIRSPLEESLHALKLELQDITEEDSFEVNNIETHSSIRLTGRKTIGNWTRDMAQDITFLNADELKRLQDEMGATTKGLKISKIDSKSSISNKSNAWV